The following proteins come from a genomic window of Macadamia integrifolia cultivar HAES 741 chromosome 14, SCU_Mint_v3, whole genome shotgun sequence:
- the LOC122061698 gene encoding superoxide dismutase [Cu-Zn] 2, whose amino-acid sequence MAAKGTVKAVALITGDNNVRGSLQFLQDANGATHVKGKIMGLSPGLHGFHIHALGDTTNGCNSTGPHFNPLSKNHGAPSDQERHAGDLGNIFAGPDGIAEISIMDKQIPLSGQHSILGRAVVVHADPDDLGKGGHELSKTTGNAGGRIGCGIIGLQSAV is encoded by the exons atggCTGCAAAGGGAACTGTCAAGGCTGTTGCTCTAATCACCGGCGACAACAACGTCAGAGGCTCTCTTCAGTTCCTCCAGGATGCCaacg GAGCTACTCATGTCAAAGGGAAGATCATGGGCCTCTCCCCAGGTCTCCATGGTTTCCATATTCATGCACTTGGTGACACCACCAATGGCTGCAATTCCACTG GCCCACATTTCAATCCACTGAGTAAGAATCATGGAGCTCCTTCTGATCAAGAGCGGCATGCGGGTGACCTGGGAAACATATTTGCTGGCCCCGATG GAATTGCTGAGATCTCCATCATGGATAAGCAG ATTCCTCTAAGTGGCCAGCATTCAATATTGGGAAGGGCAGTTGTTGTACATGCTGATCCTGATGATCTTGGTAAAG GTGGGCATGAACTTAGCAAGACAACTGGAAATGCGGGTGGAAGAATCGGATGCG GTATCATTGGGCTTCAGTCAGCTGTTTAG